The nucleotide window AAAGGGCGGGAAGCTGTTTACTCCGTTGGCGTTGTGAACCCGGGCAACATCGCTATTCACTTTGTTCCCCACAGGGGCGCTTGCTGAGTAGGCTTGTACCTTTTTGCCCAACCGAATGATTGTAATAGGAAGCTTGTTTTGCTCGGGTAAATGTCCTAGAGTAGGATCATAAGAAGTATTTGAAATGTCGAATACAAGGAAGACGTGAGTTGCCCACTTCTGTTTTACCAGCAGCTTCAACTCGGGTCGCTCATTATATGTGCCCTCCAAAAGATGATTGTCGCTGAGTATATCAAAAGCTATTGGAAGTAAGTCctccgaagaagaccaagactGCTCCCAATATGAATTGCTCTCCGAGACGATGACGAGCACTCGCTGTGGCTTTCGCTCCGTCATTTGAATGCCTACGTTTGTCAGTTATAGAAAATTGATTTCGTCACTGGCAACTTACTACCAATACTCTCAGATAGACCACATGGAAGAATTCCGTCAGATTACGCGATGATGTGACTGTTCCTGACTGACGAGTTATCCCCTTGCCAGGGAAAATGGCTTGGAGAGCCGACCGGATTACATAATGATCTGCTGAATGATTCCGCCGGCTATTGGCGGAAAACGAATTACTCCGCAACGGCACATACATCGGGCGAAGGATTGGAACTCGACAAGACGATTCCATCTCGCCAGTTCAAGAAGTCACCATACCGGCATTTAAGCTTTTTtattcttgtcttgtcctgAAACTCTACATAGTACCTGCCTCTACtcagaaaaggaaagattGCAGATTTGATTGAAATTGTGACAGTTCAGCCCAAAAGCGATCGTTAGCTGCTAGGTACCATGTCCACCACCTTTTCGAAACACGTCTGAACATCCTGGATGCAGCTCCTCACCGATTTATGGGCTTCTCCTGCGCATTTGCTCGGCCATCCACTCCGtgcgttcttcttccgcccATTCGTCGTACGAGTATTCTAATATGTTTAGTCATGTTAGGTACAGTCGCCCGGTGGGAGAGATTTAACTCACCGCAACAGATGACATCACAGTCGGCACCTGCGTCTGGGGAACCGCACTTCCTGACGACCATTGTAGACTCTTTGACAACTATATTGCCGCCGCTATCTTTTGACTGGCTTAGGAGACGCGACGTCGCCTTTCCGTGGCTTTCAGTTGATATAGCCGAGTGTGTAAGGCACCAGTCAAAGCAATTCTGAACAAAGCACCATTTTGTAATGTTTCTTCGACATGAAGGACTATATAAGGTTCATGAGCAATTGTTAACCACAATGAAACATACTCGAATGGTACGCACCACGGCTGCCCTTCAACATTCgcctcgacatcatcaaccgcTTCATGCGTCTTGTCCCTTCGCTCCTCATATTCAACAATCATCCTGTCTTTGAGATCCAACATCGCGGTATGGTTTGTATGGCTGGGACTTTTGTAGGTTCCGGTTTAACTCAGGTGTCGTGGTCTCTAAGGACAAAAGACGggtggaggatctggtaGGCCAGATGACGAGAACTTGATATACTTAGTCTGCAGGTAAGTTGTCCAACTTAGCAGCCATTCTGTGTAACATCAAACATTCCAAACCTCCTCAGAGCTCTGGTATGTAGGGATAAATAGCGCAAATCTCAAGCTCCTCCCTGAAGCTTAGGTTTGATTTAGCAAAGCGCAATGAGGCGTCGAGAGTTAGGAGACAATTTCCATCGGTTGgacgtcatcatcataaacAAATCAATCACTCGCCATTTCCCGGAGTTTATCAAGCAAGATATCTATTGGAGGCGTTAAATATTAGTTACTCGGGTGCCCAAAGTCATGCCAACTGACAGAGGGTGGAGATCAAGTAACCAAATCCAGAACTGGTATTGAAGAGTGCCGATGATCCTGCTTGGCTTGGAATAGCCTCACGCAGGTTTTCGGACGCCGTGCCGCTCAGCAGTGAGCAACTGCAAGTTCGAAGCAAGTTGTTGATAAATTGCCAAATTGGCACACCGTCGTTTGTTTGTTGAGTTTGCATGGGATCTTCCAGACTGAAAAGGCAAGAAAGTCTACATTCTTTGTCTCGCCCATTACCAATATAACTTACAGCTTACGGGTTTTATACGTCATAATTCTTACCGTCGCCGAGTGCTGGTTTTATGCTAATCCTAATTCGGCTTAAGATGAGCATGTGATTAGGGTTGGAAAACGAATGCATATGTCTTTGAATGGGAAGCTAAAGGCGCATCTCACTGTAAGAAGACTGCTTTATCTTCCCAGACCGATAAAGTCTTAGCAGACTACCATAGCCTCTCCAGAAAACGAGAGTCCCTGTAGAATAATTGTCTTTTCAGACTAGAATAACTTACCGAGGTAATCGTCCCATTCACTTAGTTTTCATGGCCCAGAAAGACAAGGTTGTCTTTCCAGACTAAGATGTTCTTTCCAGATGATATAAGCTGCCTAGAATATTAACGTCCATTAAGGGTGAATGATCTTCCCGGACTGATAAGATCTTAACGTTTATAGATGGTTGCAAATACGGTACAAATCCTTATCCTCTGTATCCTCAATACTGGAAGTTCAACCATATGACCGATCGCTTCCATCAGCAGAAAACATACCACCTGTTGTGCCTTCTAGATCCCCTGTAATGCTAGCAGATTCCCAAGATCATTCCCAGATAATATGCCAGAAATCAACAACAAATTCCCCACCCTCCGCCAGCAGCTCCTGGAACCCGGTACTTTCACCTATTTGCCCAAGAACAGATACAATATAGGTTGTTACCAATGTCCTAAGAGCATCATTCGGCATTGTACCTTGATAAGAAGCCCGAACCAACTCAGCTACTACACCTATATCATCTTCGCACAGTGTGAAGCATGACAAGGTCATCGCTAGCTTATCCAGAACCAAATCCGCAAGCGAAACAATACCATACTTATCAGCTAAGATATATAGCTTCGTATGTCCAAGAAAGACAGGCGTAAAATCATCTTTAGGATCACAATTGCCCCTTGGGGcaaacttttcttttcttttggatAAGACATTGTCATACGAATTCGTATATTGCATGCTGAGATTTTTGAACCTGTCCCGCAGATAGTCGCTCCAGATACTTTTTTCTCTGTAGGGTAATACACACCCATTAAAGGGATCATGGGTCTGcgctacttcttcttctggctcgtCTTGTGCGACCGTTGCTTCGTCGACGTAATCTTCAGGAGGCTTTTCCTCTGATGACGGTTCGAGGCTCGAGTGGtagcctttctttttcttccgcgtgcttttctttgttttcgaTGGAGAAGAGTACCCACTCCATTCGCCAGCCTCAGTTTGTTGCTCTGGCATTTCTGATGCTGATACAAGTGTCTGGTAAGACCTTTCCGTGCACGACGGTGGCGTATAGTCGCGCACGTAAGCGTACTCACACAGCCGAATAAATgtatcctcatcaaccaccTCCGACCAGTCGACATGATGAGTCTTTGCCTCTAGCATTGGGCCGTTTAGGATACAGTCTAGTGTGGATGATAGGCTGGCTAGGGGGCCGGAGTGTATAGTGACTTCCTTCCTTGTAGGGCCGACGATGAAGGTGACGAGAGGAGACGAGACGTATCTgctatactattaatataaaggTTCCCTTCTTCTATGGTTCATTTGGAGGATTCTGTTTGTTTGGGGTGACTTACATGCTAAAGTTGCTGTCCATTGTTGTGGGTATAGCGAGACTGATTATTGTAGCTTCGGGGGTTCTTGGATGAAGGAAGTGATGGTGGGGCCCTTATAGTAACTACATTCTAATATCACATGTAGAAGCGTGACTAGGCTGACACGTCACAGTCGGCAGTGCGGGGTTGTTGAATTACTAAGTGCCATTAACTTACTAACACGATAGCTATACAAGGATAATGACTGGACTGATTTTATGTAATTGCCTGAAATTGTAACAAAGGCTGAGTTGAATCAAGCCCCTTTGGCGGACACCAAGATTAGCAAGCAAGGCCGCAGGTAATTAAAGACTCTGGGCAAGAGAGGACTGCGAGCAAGAGAAGACTGGGGGCAGCAGAAGACTGCGGGCAAATGAGGACTGCGGGCGAGAGAGGACTGCGAGCAAGAGAAGACCGGGGGCAGCAGGAAACTGCGGGCAAGAGAAGACTGGGGGCAGCAGAAGACTGCGGGCAAATGAGGACTGCGGGCAAGAGAGGACTGCGAGCAAGAGAAGACTGCGGTCAAGAGAAGACTGGGGGTAATTAAAGACTGGGGGTAATTAAACACTGGGGGTAATTAAAGACTGGGGGTAATTAAAGACTGGGGGTAATTAAAGACTGGGGGTAATTAAAGACTGGGGGTAACCAAAGACTGCGGGTAAGTAGAACCCCTTCACCGGAGTCCTAGTCCAAAGATTATGCAATAAGCTAGCTCCAACTTCCAGGAACCAAATCAGCAGTTTCTGTGATCTTACCCAACCTTAATCTTGAACTTTTAGCCGGCGGCCGTACAGTACCGGCTACTTGCCAGATTTCCGACCGTACGTCATGTTTGCCAAGCAGAAAGCTAGTTCCGGTATGTTCTTGTATTTAGTCACGTGACAAATTCCTTACGTAGACAAACTTAGATGGGCATAAGGACTTTGTTGGCCGACCGAAAGGGAGCAGTGTGTCACGCGTGATACGCTATACCAACCTACGGTTTGACCTTGTTTATGTGTAATAAGTGTGATCCGAATGAAAAAATATTGCTACCGTACCTTGTTGTTCGATGGCGCACCTTCCAGGAATTGTTCATGGAGCGATAAGCAGCGGCAAGAACGACTGAAAGAACCTCAAAACCAACGAGTGACTTCGAAAATGGGTTGCAGATGGGCTTTCGGGCAGTACTTCGGTATATGTTCGACGTTGCTAAGGCAGGGGATGAGAAAGCAGGTAGTGGAGAGTGTCAACTAACATCGAAGGGAAAATGGTCAGGCCTACCAATTTGCAGCAATGATCATGAATTGAATTTGTTGCCAGGACTTATGGTTACGGTGGGGATGATCTCATTTCGTTACCATGCTGGTAGATCTAATAGTTTCTACTGTAGGCAGGGTGGTAGTGTAATGCACAATGACTTCTTTCGAAAGGAAGGACTATAAGGGCTACTATGAGCAATTATTGACCAGAAATAGAACATATCAAGATGATGCAGTACGCACCACGGCTGCCCCTCAATATTTGCCTTAACATTATCAAATGCTTCATGCGTCTTATTTCTTTGCTCCTTGTATTCAGAATCGCAGCATAGTTTGTGCGACCGGGATGAATCTAGAGCCTCAAGTGTACAGGTGGTTTCCTCATGAATTGAAAAAGAGGGATATAACATGTATTGTGATCATTACTGTAAGTCTTACTCAAAATCACATAACTTCTCACTACATGCCAAGCGACTTTGCTATCACACTAACCGGTTATGAACTAGCGCAATAAGCATAGGATCAAAGGGACATTCTTAAAGGAGTCTAAGTTAGCGTTAAGGTGACAAAAGAAAGGAGCCGAATTTCGAATGCGGGCCTATAAAAGTAGCATCCCATATTGCTGTAACTGTCATTCATCACTTTCCAGTTGCCTTTTTAGTACCATTTGAGTGTCCGTCTGGCTGGTTTGCACCTTTGGGGTTGGCAGATTTGCTCCGTAAAGTCTTTGCCATGACTCGAACCACGCTAGAATTGGATGTCGCCTTTGGTAATTCACTGGACGCTGCGCAGAAGAGAGGTGATGATTTGCTAAGCTGGATCACAACGGTGTGTAATGTCATACGATCGTTCTCTATGACTGAAAGGCGCGGAAATATTGTTAGAGCATTCTCATCCTGGGTGTTCTGTGCAGTTTGTGCCTCCGGTCGGCTGTTGTCGTCTAGAGTAAAGGGAAGCCAATACTCGTCAGGGCCTGGCTGTTCAAAATCTGGCTCATATCTTCGCTTGGCACGTCGTATGGGTTGCCAAACTCCTGCGGCCTTCCGCACGATGTTTTCCAAACTAGAGCGCATTGACGTACGTTGTGCCTCTGTCAGTAAATCGTCAAAGTATGACAGCACGCGACCAACGACAGTCTGGATAGTCGACGAAAGAGCTTTTTCTTGGGCTTGCGTATTAATTGACTGCAGGACAGACCGGCAAAATGATTCCTTCTCACTGTCTGTCATGGCAAGATCACCAAGAATTTTCCGAATACGGGCGTCTTCAGGGATGATGTAACATGGCTGAAAGATATATCTGTCGATCTCCCTGGCGAGGATAGCAAGAATAATTGCTAAGCGGATTTGTTTCGCTGGCGGGGTATTCGAACAAGGTAGGGGAATGTGGTGGTTACGGACGAGATCGCAGCGTTTTAGATTGGTCCACGCTGAGCCGTTCTGAGGAAATAGATCAGTCAGCCATAATTGATATCTTGCTGTCAAATACGTACCGAGATAGCTTCTGTAGTGAAGTCGACCTTGAACTGGGAGTACAGCTCTGTTTTGGCAAAGTGCCACAGGCCAGTGAAATCATCTATTCTGTAAGCAATTAGCATGCTCTAGCTTCTACTGTGTTACCAGGTGTCACTTACAAGGAGCCCTCGTCCCCTTCATAAAACCCAGAGGCAAATCCTTCGATCGTGTTGAGTCTGGCACGAGTGTTATCCAGCAGTTGTTGAAGGTTTGAATTCTTCTCCTCGAGTGCTTTTGCATTCTCCTTAGTAGTAGAAAGGCTATGTTTTAGTCCCGATTCTGCTGCCTTTAGTTGGTCGATGATAGTGTCCTTCGCCCTGAGATTACCCTGTAGAGCACTGATTTCCTGTTGCACCTGCACCAAAGCCTCCGTTTGTTTCCTGAACTCggcctttgcttttcttatcTGTGTTTCTTTGGTCTCCAGGGCTGCATTTTGTGCATTGATAAGGTTGTCTTTCTCTTGCAGGGTCTTTTGAAGCTCTTGCACACGACTTTGGGTATCTTGATGGCAccgcctttctttctcattcatCAGGAACATTTCGTTGATGGCTGTCTCCTTTTTCGAATCACAGtctcttatctttttctcAAGATCGATgacttgctcttctttggACTTCAGATGACTTCGCAGTGTCATGTTTTCGTCGTGGACTGTCAGAATCATATTGAAGCCTACTGTGGGAGATAAGTCCTTGAGTTGGGCAAAGAAGCCGAAAAATGCCTGAACATCAGGGGCCTGGGCCTCGGCCTCGGATTTCACTGATAAGGCGGTTGTAGTTGCGGAAGGCATTGCTGACAGGAAAGCTTCAATTGGTTCCCTTGCTAAGATAACAGAGTGAATCGGTAATAGTACATCATTTTCAAAATCCATGCCCTGAGCAGTTTGCGAGCTTGGTACTTATAGTGAGCCGCGGACCCTGTCCATTCTCTGTCATACTTGGAGCTCAGCTCTTCGATGCTACTAGCTCTCAAGTGGAAAGTAGTTTGGCGACTGAACTGCCCATTTGATAGTAAGCAATAGGTGGTATTGTTGTGGCATGGTCTGTATGGTTACCACACCTGTGGTACTGTCACTGCGCATCTGCGCACTCTTGCTTACAGGGTTGCAAGTTATAAGATTCTCGAAAGTATTCTGCTTTTGATCTGCTACAATCCACTCATATCTGACTAAAATCAGAGTGAGGCAGTCGGGTTGGAAAGATTAACACACGTTTGACTCACTAAGACTTACAGCTCAGCAAAGACAAAGAGGGGTTGTGCAACGTGTCGCTTATCCTGGCGGCGCTTTGACCCTGCCAACTTGGCTGAGTACTCCAGCAGTTCAATTGAACATAGTTTCTGTGGATCACTGACCCAGCGCATCTAATCGGAGCGCCCGGATATGTCGGGCTCCATTATCCAAGGCCATGCAGCACATTAAAGTCTACGCTCTGTTAATCATTGGCATGATTGAGACAACCACCAAGTAGAATCCCCTCCCATTAGAGGAGGGGCAATATCTAGCCTATAACTTTGCAACAACAGTATGACAGACGCTGGCCCCGCACGGAAAAAACCCGGTCGCCGGTGTAGTGGGATTGCGCGTAGGTCCGATCAAAGCAATTAATGTTAGGCCAAGAAATGAAGATGTCCTTGGAACAAATCTTGCCTTGTACATCATACAGCAATGAGACAACGGGATATTTAGCTCTACGCCACGCTTCTAAGATCATCCTTATGGTGCATCGATTTGGTGGAACGGTGCATCTGTTCCCTCAGATTACTGCTGCTCGCCTAAAGTGATTACTATGATTTTGTTTTCCGGGCAGCAGACCTTGGACAGGAGTCTGGCATGGATCATGATCGGTGGATCGCGATCCACATCCGCTCTCAATCCACGAAATCCAATCCAACATGGCTCGTTTTCATGTTAGGCGCAATATCTGAGGCCCACTCTTCAAGCCAGACCAGAGTCTTGTGTTCAGGAATAATCGGTTCGTCCAATAGGACTAACAGGATTATTCCGATCTAACCTCACCATCATTCGTCGTGACAGAAATAGTTCTTCGGGCGCCAAGACCCTGAAGTCCTGTGTTAATGGGCAATTAGTCTTTCCCTGTCCGCGACTGCGGGGTTGGCTGGTGTAGCCTCTGGCCGTGCCTCGGGGTCTGAAGTTTCGTCGCGGCCCCCGCTGGTGGCGGTGTCTGTTGGCTCTGTGCTTGGAGGCATGGTCGGAACAAGACTGAAACgatgaagaaaataaatcagATTCCcgatataagattatttatggGTGCGCCGGTACAGTATCAACTTGGAGCAGAGTGgtaaagaagagagagttgGTGTGGAAGAGAGCACGGCACTGAGCAATAAAAGGACAGCCTTGCGGCGGGTTACTTTCCGACGGTCCAGTTTCAACAAAACAGGCTTTTATTGGCCATGAGTCTGTCTGGCTGAGAATGTAATTGATACTAGCGTTGTCAGCACGACTCTTGGTGCGTCTGATTGATTTGCAGTGGATCCTCCCGCTTCAGCGCTTCAGCACTTTGGCCTCTCGTGCTGCCAAGGAACCAACTGTCGGTTCATGAGACACCTTGTCCCAGAAATGACATATCTTGAGAATCGCCTCGCCATGGGACACGCGTTCATGGGATCTACCTAAAACTGGGAGCAAACTTGCCAGCATGGCGCGGCTGGCAAGGAAGTTTCTGTTCTGAAGAAATAACATCTAGGGCGAAATTACGTCGCAAAGACATTGGATTACGGCTCATTTCTGGCGACTTCAGCAGGGATGGGGCTCGTAGAGGTAGAGCTGGTTTCTTTTACGGAGGATGGCTGGGACGGCAACGCTGACgtaaaccaaaccaaaccatcTCCGGTAGTTACAGTATCATATTGTCTTTGTTCGAGATGTGAGACAATTGAATATCGGCTCTCTTGTCTGCTTAGGAAAGATCCTATACTCTCTTCCCAGCAGAACACCTTGATACAATCTGGCGAGACGCCAGAAAACTCTAACCAAGGACGTGAAATCGGGAAGCAGGCCTAAATCTAGACTAGCGAATATTTAAAGGGGATTTCATTTCTACGGTCACACGTGGACGAACCAGTTAACTTCTCCATGGCTGATCTAATGTAAATATGCTCCTGGACCAGAGTATTATCCATAACATACTCAAAGATCGTGAGGGTAGTCCCCAAGGTATCTGACATTCAAGCGATGCTTGTCTACGGTGTGCCTTCGCCAATACATCTCGTTGTCCACCGACTCGTTGCAGTAGTTACAGTGACGATCGTCGAGATGCACGGCTCGGAAGTGTCGCAACAGACCTTTATGGCGGGAGTACTGCATAAGACGCCGATTGTCAAATCCCGCGGGGTTTCCATAGCATTGAAAGCATGCTCGGGGCTTCGCGGCAGTTTGGATGTCTTTGCCAGCCTCCTGCAAGGCAATTTCATGCCGTGAGGGCGACGGGGCAAGAAGAGGGGGTTGGGCCGGCGCCATAACTTCTCCGGGGGGGCTAGGCATCCGGGTGTCTTGAATCGGAACAATCCGCTTCGGCCGTCGACCTCGTCGCGGGCcaccttccagaacatcacAATAGAGTCGAACGGCTTCGGTAGCCTCATTTCGCCGCTGCCACTCGATTTCCACCGACAAGGAGGTGGGCCAAGTCATGAGTTTACCTAGCAGGTGAATCTGCTGAGGAAGGAGTTGCTCTTCAGTTTGGAGCTgctccttcgcctcttcgTCTAGAATTGCAGTGCCCGCCAGTTGCCGCTCAATATCAAGGACCGCCTGCTCCTCGTCAAATTCCTCTCGCACACGTTGGCGGAGCGCATACAAGAGTCGATTCCGTGTATTCGTGACATTCCGTTTCAGCTTGTCAAGCTTATCGAGCTTCCGGCCACTCTTTTTCTGACTGCGCTGAAGTTTTTTGGAGAACGCATCCCGCTTCCGAATGGCTTTCTGCAGCTCTGGATCGTGCTCCACGGTGGCCTTCTGCGCATCAGTGAGCTCTCGGGGCCGACGTCGGTCAATCCATCGTCCCATCCGGGTGACAGCCCTCATCATGTCCGAATCTGGCTTGAGTCCTCTCATCAACGCCTGCATATCAGTGCCGATGTGCCGAGGAAGGTAATGGTTCAGGAATGTTCGGATATCCGCGTGCTTCATGATCAAGTTCTGTTGGGCATCGCTGACAAGACCTAGCAATCACAACGGCTTTGAATCAGTATTGTATGACGGAAGGACGGGCAAGGTGGCATATTCCACAACTTACCGCTTTCATTCAGAATAGTGCCGCCACCGTACCGGAACCGATGCGTGAACAACGACCACTTAAAGCCGGCGATCTCGCCGAAGACCTTGAGCTGTCGGGATAGGGTATTTGTGGGAATGGGCTGATCGCGATGTATCTGAATCTTGCCGCGGACGCTCTTGACTTTGCAGAATACGTAGTGTTTAGCCTTGTCCCGTTTCAATGGGACTTCCATCTGCTGGCGGCCATCTTCCACCCACAGGCGTCGGAGGTCCCCCATGGACTTTATTCCCGGAGCCCGAAATGCATCATCATGAAAGAGAATCCCAAGAAGGAACGTATGAGGGCTCAGCATCAACGATGGATCATAGATAATCtcggggagggggaaggtgTTTCTGATGGGCCAGTCAGTAATGGGATTTCTAGTGcggaaagaagcaggaagCTACATACGCTTGCGTCACACCCAGGTATTTCTTGGCAAATTTATACTTGATCTCCAGAAGGATTCGGGGGGGTCCACCATGAGGATCCCGTTGGATCGAACACTGTAGATGTTGGTACTGAAGACGACGCATCGCATTGATCCGATTCACCGTAAAGCAGGCCATTAAAGGGTAGAGACATTGCTGCATGCGCTGAAGACCAAGATCAAAACGTTTCTCCATGGTGCGCAGGGTTGTCTCCTGCAGGGGCACCACATCTTCGATATACATCGgagtcttttctttctcatctgtATCTAAACCATGCTTCCTTGCAACTTTTCGAATACTCTGGGGCCAAATATGGTTAGCAATCCATTTCAAAGAGAGGCAAGTTCTCATCCCAACCTTTCTCATTCGCCGACCGAGCACATCGTCCATTGGCTCTTCCATGAGCTTTTCATAGTATCGGAGAAACGATTTCCAGTCCGTATCCAGAGCCTTGAATTTCTTGATACCCT belongs to Aspergillus luchuensis IFO 4308 DNA, chromosome 3, nearly complete sequence and includes:
- a CDS encoding uncharacterized protein (COG:S;~EggNog:ENOG410PT3Q) produces the protein MDSNFSIYVSSPLVTFIVGPTRKEVTIHSGPLASLSSTLDCILNGPMLEAKTHHVDWSEVVDEDTFIRLCEYAYVRDYTPPSCTERSYQTLVSASEMPEQQTEAGEWSGYSSPSKTKKSTRKKKKGYHSSLEPSSEEKPPEDYVDEATVAQDEPEEEVAQTHDPFNGCVLPYREKSIWSDYLRDRFKNLSMQYTNSYDNVLSKRKEKFAPRGNCDPKDDFTPVFLGHTKLYILADKYGIVSLADLVLDKLAMTLSCFTLCEDDIGVVAELVRASYQGTMPNDALRTLVTTYIVSVLGQIGESTGFQELLAEGGEFVVDFWHIIWE
- a CDS encoding uncharacterized protein (COG:S;~EggNog:ENOG410PT48); amino-acid sequence: MDFENDVLLPIHSVILAREPIEAFLSAMPSATTTALSVKSEAEAQAPDVQAFFGFFAQLKDLSPTVGFNMILTVHDENMTLRSHLKSKEEQVIDLEKKIRDCDSKKETAINEMFLMNEKERRCHQDTQSRVQELQKTLQEKDNLINAQNAALETKETQIRKAKAEFRKQTEALVQVQQEISALQGNLRAKDTIIDQLKAAESGLKHSLSTTKENAKALEEKNSNLQQLLDNTRARLNTIEGFASGFYEGDEGSLIDDFTGLWHFAKTELYSQFKVDFTTEAISNGSAWTNLKRCDLVRNHHIPLPCSNTPPAKQIRLAIILAILAREIDRYIFQPCYIIPEDARIRKILGDLAMTDSEKESFCRSVLQSINTQAQEKALSSTIQTVVGRVLSYFDDLLTEAQRTSMRSSLENIVRKAAGVWQPIRRAKRRYEPDFEQPGPDEYWLPFTLDDNSRPEAQTAQNTQDENALTIFPRLSVIENDRMTLHTVVIQLSKSSPLFCAASSELPKATSNSSVVRVMAKTLRSKSANPKGANQPDGHSNGTKKATGK
- a CDS encoding DUF3435 domain-containing protein (COG:S;~EggNog:ENOG410Q28Y;~InterPro:IPR011010,IPR013762,IPR021842;~PFAM:PF11917;~go_function: GO:0003677 - DNA binding [Evidence IEA];~go_process: GO:0006310 - DNA recombination [Evidence IEA];~go_process: GO:0015074 - DNA integration [Evidence IEA]) encodes the protein MTRYCRKREKKYRALARPDCKWADPATALRDAGQKELTMFVRWCLRLQLGKNGRKLKGIKKFKALDTDWKSFLRYYEKLMEEPMDDVLGRRMRKVGMRTCLSLKWIANHIWPQSIRKVARKHGLDTDEKEKTPMYIEDVVPLQETTLRTMEKRFDLGLQRMQQCLYPLMACFTVNRINAMRRLQYQHLQCSIQRDPHGGPPRILLEIKYKFAKKYLGVTQANTFPLPEIIYDPSLMLSPHTFLLGILFHDDAFRAPGIKSMGDLRRLWVEDGRQQMEVPLKRDKAKHYVFCKVKSVRGKIQIHRDQPIPTNTLSRQLKVFGEIAGFKWSLFTHRFRYGGGTILNESGLVSDAQQNLIMKHADIRTFLNHYLPRHIGTDMQALMRGLKPDSDMMRAVTRMGRWIDRRRPRELTDAQKATVEHDPELQKAIRKRDAFSKKLQRSQKKSGRKLDKLDKLKRNVTNTRNRLLYALRQRVREEFDEEQAVLDIERQLAGTAILDEEAKEQLQTEEQLLPQQIHLLGKLMTWPTSLSVEIEWQRRNEATEAVRLYCDVLEGGPRRGRRPKRIVPIQDTRMPSPPGEVMAPAQPPLLAPSPSRHEIALQEAGKDIQTAAKPRACFQCYGNPAGFDNRRLMQYSRHKGLLRHFRAVHLDDRHCNYCNESVDNEMYWRRHTVDKHRLNVRYLGDYPHDL